CGCGGTCTCGGGACCGGTGACGGTGACCGAGCCGATGGCGGTCGTGGAGGTCCAGGCCTTGGCTTCCATGGTGCCGTCGCCGGGGCCGTAGCCGTCGCCGTCGCTGAAGAAGCCGATGCTGTTGCCATCGAGGTCGAAGAACTCGATGTCATCGCTGCCGACGCCGGCGGCGCTGGCCGAGAAGCCGAAGGCGGTGATGCCGCCGATGCCGGTGAAGTCGAAGCTCACCGAGCCGAACCCGAAGATGGTGCCGAAGCGGTTGCCGCTGGTGGGCTGGATCGGGCCACCGGGGCTGCGGAAGTCCTGCCAGTTGCCGAAGTCAACCGACGTGAAGTCGAGTGCGCCACCCACCGAAACATCACCACCCAAGAGGGTGCTGATGATGGTGCGACCGCCGCCGTAGCTCTCCATGTCATCGGTGGCGTCGGGCGTAAAGGAGCCAGGGGAAACCTGGGCAAACGTGGTGCCGGCGGCCGCGAGGATCGCGGCGGCGGCGAGAACCTTCTGAGTGTTCATCATCTCTACAAACCCCATTTGCAAATGGAAACTGGGTACGCCCCGGCAACGGCGCCGGGACATCGAAACAAAACCATGGCCATTGTCCGAATGGCCGTGGGTCAGCAAGCCTGTTTGGGATTTCGTGCCTGGTGAGTTCTCACCGAGCCATCCCCCGTCTCTCGTGTGAGCCCGGCGCCAGCTCTCCAAGCCGGTGGACCGGGCCGGCCCGTGGACGGGCCATCTCTCCGTGAGTGTCGCCAGCTACCTTGGCGGCACGTTCCTCTCGCGTGGAAGAGCGACGGCACCCCGACTTCCCATCGCATGGCGGCGGGAACGGGGTCTTGATCAGCGATCAGGTTTTCGGATGGTGGTCCAGAAAATACCGCTGTCCTCCACGAATCTCTCTGGCCTCTACAATGGCCCAAGATGGCGGCAATGTCAAGCGGAAAATACTCAGCGAGCAGATTTTTTACTTCCGGGCTTGCCCTGGTTGCCATGACGCTGATCCTGGTCGGTGGATATCTGGCATTGGCGAGAGCCCGCGCCGATTTAAGGGCCGATATCTATCGCGACAGGCTTGCCGAGGTCGCCCGAGACTACACCGCCCTCGTCGAGCAGTTCAACAGTGCCGTGGCGCAGGCCGCGGTGACGGAGCTGGTGGTCGAAGACGGCGCCATGAGCGTGCGCGTTCGCAGCCGCCGGGGCGTCGAGACCGTGATTCCCACGCCCTACGACCCACAGCGCGAGATCTACGTCGACTACGTGGTTATCGGCGGTCGCTTGTGGATCCGTCGCGTGTTCGACGACCGGACCCCCCCGACCGAGGGCATCGTGATCGATCCCGAGCTGGTGGACGTCGACTGGGACGAACCGGGCGCCCAGGTGGGCAAGGCGGTCTATCGATCGCTGGGCGAGGGCGTGTGGCAGGTGAACGTGACCGGGCAGGGGGCCCTGGGCCTGGTGCGTGTCGAAGACGGCCAGCGCCGCCCGTTGATCGAAGCGCCCGAGGTGCTCGAGTTCGACACCATCGAGGCGAAGGTGCGCGAGGAGACCGAGCGTGTATCGTTCGGCGATCTGTTGCGCAAGGCCTTCGGCGGCTGAGCCGATAGTGGTATGAGCGATTTCATCGGTCGGGGAGCGTCGGCTCGCGGCTGATTGGTTGACTGGTTGGAGCAAGGCATGAGCGACGCGGTGGCGGACGGGACCAGTTCGGTCCAGGGCAAGTCGATGGAAGAGCTGGTGAGCCTGTGCAAGCGCCGCGGGTTCATCTTTCCGGCCAGCGAGATCTACGGCGGGCTGAACGGCTTCTGGGACTATGGCCCGCTGGGCGTGCAGCTCAAGAAGAACCTGGCCGACCGCTGGTGGCGCGACATGACGCTGACGCCGCCGCTGCGCGAAGGCAAGCCCGTGTCGATCGTGGGCGTGGACTCGAGCATCATTCAGAACCCGCGGGTGTGGGAGGCGAGTGGGCATGTTGGTGGGTTCAGCGATCCGATGGTGGATTGCACCGAAACCAAGTTTCGCTACCGTGCCGATCATCTGGTATGCATCGGCGAGAAGGGCGATACGAGCGGGCAGATCTACGTGCACGTCGAGGATGATGACGAGACGTATGCCGGCGCGCGCAAAAAGCTGGACAAGTACAAGAAGCGTTCGTTAGGCGATGACGAGATCGATACGTGCCCGTTTGTTTCGCTGAGCGCAGATGAGCGGAAGATCGCGGTTGGTCCGCATGCGAAGTCGCCCGGCACGCTGACCGAACCGCGCGCGTTCAACCTGATGTTCCAGACTTACGTCGGCGCCACCGCCAGCGAGGACGACAAGGCATATCTCCGCCCCGAGACTGCCCAGGGCATCTTCCTGAACTTCGCGAACATCATCGACACCACGCGGGTCCGCGTGCCCTTCGGCATCGCCCAGATCGGCAAGGCGTTCCGCAACGAGGTGACGCCGCGGAACTTCATCTTCCGGTCTCGCGAGTTCGAGCAGATGGAGATGGAGTTCTTCTGCCACAAGGACGAGGCCCAGCAGTGGCTCGACTACTGGGTGGCCGAGCGCAAACGGTGGTGGAACAGCGTTGGGCTGAGCGACGAGAACATGATCGTGCGGAAGCATGATGATGACGAGCTCGCGCACTACTCGAAGAACGGGGCGGGCACGTACGACATCGAGTATCGCTGGCCCTTCACGCACCCGGGCTTTGGTGAGCTCGAGGGCGTGGCGCACCGCAGCAACTTCGACCTGACCCAGCACAAGGAGCACTCGGGCAAGAAGCTGGACTACTTCGACCAGGAACGCAACGAGCGGTACCTGCCCGACGTGATCGAGCCGGCGGCTGGCCTCACGCGCGGCGTGCTGGCGCTCTTGTGCGAGGCGTTTACGCCTGACGAGAGCCGGGCCAGCAAGGTCGTGATGAAGTTCAAGCCCAGCATGGCGCCGATCAAGGCCGCGGTGTACCCGCTGGTGAACAAGGACGGCATGCCCGAGGTGGCCGAGAAGCTGGTGCGCGAGCTGCGCGG
This window of the Phycisphaerales bacterium genome carries:
- a CDS encoding glycine--tRNA ligase, producing MSDAVADGTSSVQGKSMEELVSLCKRRGFIFPASEIYGGLNGFWDYGPLGVQLKKNLADRWWRDMTLTPPLREGKPVSIVGVDSSIIQNPRVWEASGHVGGFSDPMVDCTETKFRYRADHLVCIGEKGDTSGQIYVHVEDDDETYAGARKKLDKYKKRSLGDDEIDTCPFVSLSADERKIAVGPHAKSPGTLTEPRAFNLMFQTYVGATASEDDKAYLRPETAQGIFLNFANIIDTTRVRVPFGIAQIGKAFRNEVTPRNFIFRSREFEQMEMEFFCHKDEAQQWLDYWVAERKRWWNSVGLSDENMIVRKHDDDELAHYSKNGAGTYDIEYRWPFTHPGFGELEGVAHRSNFDLTQHKEHSGKKLDYFDQERNERYLPDVIEPAAGLTRGVLALLCEAFTPDESRASKVVMKFKPSMAPIKAAVYPLVNKDGMPEVAEKLVRELRGRFGHMGLIEYDPKQSIGKRYARMDEAGCPVCFTIDGDTMNDQTVTYRDRDTLAQDRIAIDKVGDWLAEKLEA